From a single Saimiri boliviensis isolate mSaiBol1 chromosome 15, mSaiBol1.pri, whole genome shotgun sequence genomic region:
- the GSDMD gene encoding gasdermin-D, translated as MGSAFEWVVRRVVQELDHGEDLIPVTSLQSSTGFKPYCLVVRKSSSSWFWKPRYKHVSLSIKDILEPDAPEPDLQHGGSFHIRDTVDGQLRANVEVAAPGQGKVAGGASVSDSSSTSLNVFSLSVGPNTWQALLQERHLRRPEHGILQQLRQRGDNVYVVTEVLQTQKEVEVTRTHRREGSGLVSLAGAMCLQGEGEGHLSQKKTVTIPSGSVLAFRVALLVIRSNLEVILFPDKKQKTFQPPPTDHRPFSNQGSRRVALSVKGYIGSLWTDGVPANGTVTEDFQGLRAEVEAVSKELALMDGQLCQLLLEGLEGVLRDQLALQALEEALEQGLSSGPVEPLGGSAGAILDCLTFPSGMLVPELAVPVVYLLGALNALSEAQHRLLVEAVTLKTLPRQLELVGSLLEKSAPWQKCSTVSLPPELRKSGWGGETPAWVLLEECGLELREDPPHVRWEPQAQGRACALYASLTLLSGLSREPH; from the exons ATGGGGTCGGCCTTTGAGTGGGTGGTTCGGAGAGTGGTCCAGGAGCTGGACCACGGTGAGGACCTCATCCCTGTGACCAGCCTGCAGAGCTCCACTGGTTTCAAGCCCTACTGCCTGGTGGTCAGGAAGTCCTCAAGCTCATGGTTCTGGAAACCCCGCTATAAGCACGTCAGCCTGTCAATCAAGGACATTCTGGAGCCCGATGCCCCAGAACCAG ATTTGCAGCATGGTGGCTCCTTCCACATCCGTGACACCGTGGACGGGCAGCTACGGGCTAACGTGGAGGTGGCAGCCCCAGGACAGGGGAAGGTCGCAGGCGGGGCCTCGGTGTCTGACAGCTCCAGCACCTCGCTGAACGTGTTCTCGCTGAGCGTGGGCCCGAACACCTGGCAGGCCCTGCTCCAGGAGAG GCACCTGCGGCGGCCAGAGCACGGAATCCTGCAGCAGCTCCGGCAGCGAGGGGACAACGTGTACGTGGTGACGGAGGTGCTGCAGACGCagaaggaggtggaggtcacCCGGACCCACCGGCGGGAGGGTTCGGGCCTCGTTTCCCTGGCCGGAGCCATGTGCTTACAG GGTGAGGGCGAGGGCCACCTGAGCCAGAAGAAGACGGTCACCATTCCCTCGGGCAGCGTCCTCGCATTCCGGGTGGCCCTGCTGGTTATTCGCTCTAACTTGG AAGTCATTCTCTTCCCGGATAAGAAGCAGAAGACCTTCCAGCCGCCCCCGACAG ACCATAGGCCTTTCAGCAACCAAGGCTCCCGGCGGGTGGCCCTCTCCGTGAAGGGGTACATCGGCAGCTTATGGACAG ATGGGGTCCCTGCGAATGGGACGGTTACTGAAGACTTCCAGGGCCTTCGGGCAGAGGTGGAAGCTGTCTCCAAGGAACTGGCGCTCATGGACGGGCAGCTGTGCCAGCTGCTGCTGGAGGGCCTGGAGGGGGTGCTTCGGGACCAGCTGGCCCTACAAGCCTTGGAGGAGGCG CTGGAGCAGGGCCTGAGCTCCGGGCCGGTAGAGCCCCTGGGTGGTTCGGCAGGTGCTATCCTGGATTGCCTGACGTTCCCCTCCGGAATGCTGGTGCCGGAACTCGCCGTCCCTGTTGTCTACCTGCTGGGGGCACTGAACG CGCTGAGTGAAGCCCAGCACCGGCTGCTGGTGGAGGCTGTGACGTTGAAGACCCTGCCAAGGCAGCTCGAGCTG GTGGGCAGCCTCTTGGAGAAGAGTGCCCCGTGGCAGAAGTGCAGCACCGTGTCCCTGCCCCCCGAGCTCCGGAAGAGCGGCTGGGGTGGGGAGACACCAGCCTGGGTCTTGCTGGAGGAGTGTGGCCTGGAGCTGAGGGAAGACCCCCCGCACGTGCGCTGGGAGCCACAGGCCCAGGGCCGCGCGTGTGCGCTCTACGCCTCCCTCACACTGCTGTCAGGACTGAGCCGGGAGCCCCACTAG